One window from the genome of Lutra lutra chromosome X, mLutLut1.2, whole genome shotgun sequence encodes:
- the LOC125091850 gene encoding testis-expressed protein 13C-1-like, with translation MREVVDFINKQILRNGVSPHFDSMQLCKSWSDMEKKLRDVLTNSAVAEATKEACAWKTLAQAVRMAQRQKREHAEKVKKLQDQLDEQKLFTNVLVGTVNRLRDMQEREKKAAQLQLQESLTALRGLEEERNLLRNELLRASSAQSQKHDGAVENKKGKEVWTFGAAAEAAAVPAGNNSRSTWKGKHCPSKKFLSKRLKQESGFSCSARQAVRGKGGDWDCQKCHSVNFSWRKKCFKCKNFQDAREGEGSAHK, from the exons AGAGAGGTGGTCGATTTCATCAATAAGCAAATACTTCGAAATGGAGTTAGTCCCCACTTCGACTCGATGCAGCTGTGCAAGTCCTGGAGCGATATGGAGAAGAAGTTGCGAGACGTCCTGACCAACTCAGCAGTGGCAGAAGCCACCAAGGAGGCTTGTGCCTGGAAAACCCTGGCCCAGGCAGTGCGCATGGCTCAGAGGCAGAAGCGGGAACACGCAGAAAAGGTGAAGAAGCTCCAGGACCAGCTGGACGAGCAGAAGCTGTTCACCAACGTCTTGGTGGGGACGGTGAACAGACTCAGGGATAtgcaagaaagggaaaagaaggcgGCCCAGCTGCAGCTTCAGGAAAGCCTCACAGCCCTTCGTGGACTGGAGGAAGAGCGAAACCTGCTGAGGAACGAGCTGCTCAGGGCGTCAAGCGCTCAGTCTCAAAAGCACGACGGGGCTGTGGAAaataagaagggaaaggaggtgtGGACGTTTG gagcagcagcagaagctgCAGCAGTTCCTGCTGGGAACAATTCCAGAAGCACCTGGAAGGGTAAGCATTGCCCCTCCAAGAAGTTCTTGTCTAAAAGGCTTAAGCAAGAATCTGGTTTCTCTTGCTCTGCAAGACAGGCCGTCCGGGGCAAAGGTGGGGATTGGGACTGTCAGAAGTGTCATTCAGTGAATTTCTCGTGGCGCAAAAAgtgttttaaatgtaaaaacttcCAGGATGCCAGGGAAGGTGAAGGCTCTGCCCACAAGTAG